The Mycobacterium sp. 3519A genome contains a region encoding:
- a CDS encoding acyl-CoA dehydrogenase family protein, whose amino-acid sequence MDFDLTEEQQLLRDTTRELLSRSYDIERLNKVADTDLGWSREVWNQLAEVGILGLGFDPSESGQIEIMVVATEIGRRLAPEPVSHAALVPGALVAELGNEQQRQMLDDVASGGTLLAFAHLEPGMRRPSDKIGSTAQLSDRWTVTGRKNPVLAGDCADVLVVSAKLPDGGVGLFLVEGVNAQRRAYRTFDGQRGADIHLDSTAAEPLGDGGNAGEHIVRAVIRYQSVLCAEAVGAMEEALRLTTEYLTSRKQFGVTLNKFQTLTQRAADMYVSLELARSMNFYAAMSIADGTFDPVIAARAKLQIGRSGRHIAQEAIQMHGGIGMTAEYPVGHYAARLTAIGNTLGTTDDQLRTLIGNMR is encoded by the coding sequence ATGGACTTCGACCTGACCGAAGAGCAGCAGCTGTTGCGGGACACGACTCGTGAATTGCTGTCGCGCAGTTACGATATCGAGCGCCTCAACAAGGTGGCCGACACCGATCTCGGCTGGAGCCGTGAGGTGTGGAACCAACTCGCCGAGGTGGGGATTCTCGGCCTCGGTTTCGATCCGAGTGAATCCGGTCAGATCGAGATCATGGTCGTCGCCACCGAGATCGGTAGGCGGTTGGCCCCGGAACCGGTGTCGCACGCCGCGCTCGTCCCCGGTGCACTCGTTGCCGAACTGGGCAACGAGCAGCAGAGGCAGATGCTCGACGACGTCGCGTCGGGCGGCACGTTGTTGGCGTTCGCGCATCTGGAACCGGGCATGCGCCGCCCGTCGGACAAGATCGGCAGCACGGCGCAGCTTTCCGACCGGTGGACCGTCACAGGGCGCAAAAACCCTGTGCTGGCAGGTGATTGCGCCGACGTCCTGGTCGTCAGCGCGAAGTTGCCCGACGGCGGCGTCGGGCTGTTCCTCGTCGAGGGGGTGAACGCGCAGCGGCGGGCCTATCGAACGTTCGACGGCCAGCGGGGCGCCGACATCCACCTCGATTCCACCGCCGCCGAACCGCTCGGCGATGGTGGGAACGCAGGCGAACACATCGTGCGGGCGGTGATCCGTTACCAGTCGGTGCTGTGCGCAGAAGCTGTCGGGGCGATGGAGGAGGCGCTGCGGCTGACCACCGAATACCTCACCAGCCGAAAGCAATTCGGGGTGACCCTGAACAAGTTCCAGACGCTGACGCAACGCGCTGCGGACATGTACGTGTCACTCGAGTTGGCGCGCAGCATGAACTTCTACGCCGCGATGTCGATAGCCGACGGCACCTTCGACCCGGTGATCGCCGCACGCGCGAAACTGCAGATCGGGCGGTCGGGACGACACATCGCGCAGGAGGCGATCCAGATGCACGGCGGTATCGGGATGACGGCCGAATACCCGGTCGGCCATTACGCCGCCCGGCTCACCGCGATCGGCAACACGCTGGGCACCACCGACGACCAACTGCGCACGCTGATCGGCAACATGCGCTGA
- a CDS encoding DoxX family protein, translating into MHIAFIVFSVLLAVEMAVTGAPKALQLSFVRASSEHLGVSVALERMIGLAQVGAAVGLLLGIAIPALSVVTGAAVCLLMAGAIGYHVRARDNVLAMAPAVLTAALAIAVVVLAAGPPTPLSLNL; encoded by the coding sequence ATGCATATCGCTTTCATCGTTTTCTCTGTTCTACTGGCAGTGGAGATGGCCGTCACTGGAGCACCAAAGGCGTTACAGCTCAGCTTTGTCCGCGCCAGCTCCGAGCATCTGGGCGTCAGCGTCGCCTTGGAACGGATGATCGGCCTAGCTCAGGTGGGAGCCGCCGTCGGCCTCTTGCTCGGCATAGCCATTCCAGCGCTTTCGGTCGTCACCGGTGCCGCCGTGTGTCTGCTGATGGCTGGCGCTATCGGCTACCACGTCAGGGCACGGGACAACGTCCTGGCCATGGCGCCGGCCGTCCTCACGGCGGCGCTCGCCATCGCCGTTGTCGTGTTGGCCGCCGGGCCACCTACGCCGCTGTCGCTCAACCTCTAA
- a CDS encoding cytochrome P450 yields the protein MRRTPAGVPVYRADIYSVETIVDPYPHYQRLRDLGPVVWLARHKVYALPRYSECKSVLRDDKTFLSGEGVALNRISNRLSRGTTLNSDGAEHDQRRRLLAHGMLPRALRAVSDGVDSMAAAVVDAALKGGEIDGVNDLAAALPLAVVPDLIGWPRDQRDHLIEWAGATFDVLGPLNWQAIKAIPGALRMLRFARRIVRERTVLEGSMAHELLIAADEGKLAHRECPPLMVDYLAPSIDTTMSAISNALYLFANHPDQWQLLKDDPGLMPNAVNEVVRYEPPLRAFARRASQRTEIGGVTIEAGARVLVMYASANRDEREWDKPAVFDIRRDAGRHIGFGQGAHACAGQALARLETTAMLRALIDRVDRIEVTGSPTWAINNVIHRHQHLPLKLIAA from the coding sequence ATGCGTCGCACGCCGGCCGGTGTTCCGGTCTACAGAGCAGACATCTACTCAGTCGAGACCATTGTGGATCCTTACCCGCACTATCAGCGGCTGCGCGATCTCGGCCCGGTGGTGTGGTTGGCGCGGCACAAGGTGTACGCGCTGCCGCGCTACAGCGAGTGCAAGTCAGTGCTGCGCGATGACAAAACCTTCCTGTCAGGTGAGGGGGTAGCCCTCAATCGCATCTCCAACCGCTTGTCCCGCGGCACGACACTCAATAGCGATGGCGCAGAACACGATCAGCGACGCAGGCTCCTCGCACACGGGATGCTGCCGCGAGCGCTGCGCGCCGTAAGCGACGGCGTGGACTCGATGGCAGCCGCCGTCGTCGATGCTGCACTGAAGGGCGGAGAGATCGACGGCGTCAATGACCTGGCAGCTGCGCTCCCGCTGGCTGTGGTGCCCGATCTGATCGGTTGGCCCCGTGACCAACGCGATCACCTCATCGAATGGGCCGGGGCGACCTTCGACGTGCTCGGTCCGCTCAACTGGCAAGCGATCAAAGCGATCCCCGGCGCGTTGCGGATGCTGCGTTTCGCGCGCCGCATCGTGCGCGAACGCACCGTCCTCGAAGGCAGCATGGCACATGAACTGCTGATCGCCGCCGATGAAGGAAAGCTGGCGCATCGCGAGTGCCCGCCACTGATGGTCGACTATCTCGCCCCGTCCATTGACACCACAATGAGCGCCATCAGCAATGCGTTGTACTTGTTCGCCAACCACCCCGACCAATGGCAACTGCTCAAAGATGACCCTGGACTGATGCCGAACGCTGTCAATGAAGTCGTCCGGTACGAACCGCCATTGCGGGCGTTCGCACGTCGCGCCAGCCAGAGGACCGAAATCGGCGGCGTGACAATAGAGGCCGGTGCCCGCGTCCTGGTGATGTACGCGTCGGCAAACCGCGATGAACGCGAGTGGGACAAACCTGCCGTGTTTGATATCCGTCGCGACGCCGGCCGGCACATCGGCTTTGGGCAGGGCGCCCATGCCTGCGCCGGTCAGGCATTGGCCCGGTTGGAAACGACGGCCATGCTGCGCGCGCTCATCGACCGGGTGGACCGCATCGAGGTCACCGGGTCGCCGACATGGGCGATCAACAACGTCATCCATCGCCATCAGCACCTGCCACTCAAGCTGATCGCCGCATAG
- a CDS encoding bifunctional 3-(3-hydroxy-phenyl)propionate/3-hydroxycinnamic acid hydroxylase, whose amino-acid sequence MTTFPVVIVGAGPTGVTAATLLAQYGIRCLVLDRWTSVYPQPRAVHLDDEIYRILARLGIADEFAAISRPALGLRLLDNTTRVLAEFQRNPAHSVHGFPQANMFDQPDLEALLRSNLKHYPCAELRGDVEVTDIVDNGHGRVLVTYNDRSNGATHVVETAYVLGCDGANSVVRSRIGARMRDLEFDQRWLVADIETSADLGQWEGVHQVCNPVRAATYMRIGETRYRWEFQLLPGETADGFGTLDGLRPLITPWTGRVLPADLTLLRVAEYTFRAKFAEQWRRGNVFLLGDAAHLTPPFIGQGMGAGLRDAMNLAWKLAGVLNGELLSSALETYEQERKPHTRFMIGMALSMGWAMTAGGDVGNVIRRLVVPRLHLVPGLRDKLVESRTPPLRRSSLVRGARRPWQLAGSLCPNPVVVDGDRLDTVLGIGFAIVTTTRPLAFQQAALNEMGVVLHVAPPGSELARWLRRGRATAAIIRPDRTVMRADRDLSALCAAVPRFQTSGRF is encoded by the coding sequence GTGACCACCTTTCCCGTCGTCATCGTCGGCGCCGGGCCGACGGGCGTCACCGCGGCTACCCTGCTGGCGCAGTATGGCATCCGATGCCTGGTCCTCGACCGCTGGACCTCCGTGTATCCACAGCCGCGTGCGGTGCATTTGGATGACGAGATCTACCGGATCCTGGCGCGTCTCGGCATCGCCGACGAGTTCGCCGCCATCTCGCGGCCCGCCCTCGGGTTGCGATTGCTCGACAACACAACGCGGGTACTGGCTGAATTCCAGCGCAACCCGGCACACAGCGTCCACGGGTTCCCGCAGGCGAACATGTTCGACCAGCCTGACCTCGAAGCGCTGTTACGTTCGAATCTCAAGCACTACCCATGCGCGGAGCTGCGCGGCGATGTCGAGGTCACCGACATCGTCGACAATGGGCACGGCCGAGTTTTGGTGACGTACAACGATCGCTCGAACGGGGCGACGCATGTCGTCGAAACGGCCTACGTGCTCGGGTGTGACGGTGCCAACAGCGTGGTGCGGTCTCGTATCGGCGCCCGCATGCGCGACTTGGAGTTCGACCAGCGCTGGCTGGTCGCCGATATCGAAACGAGCGCCGACCTCGGGCAGTGGGAAGGTGTCCACCAGGTATGCAATCCGGTCCGCGCGGCGACCTACATGCGCATCGGCGAGACCCGCTACCGGTGGGAATTTCAATTGCTGCCGGGCGAAACCGCAGACGGCTTCGGCACTCTCGATGGACTGCGCCCGCTCATCACACCGTGGACCGGCCGGGTCTTACCCGCGGATCTGACGCTGCTCCGCGTCGCCGAGTACACCTTCCGCGCCAAATTCGCTGAGCAGTGGCGCCGGGGCAACGTTTTCCTCCTGGGTGACGCCGCCCACCTCACGCCGCCGTTCATCGGACAGGGCATGGGTGCCGGGCTGCGCGACGCAATGAACCTGGCGTGGAAGCTTGCAGGGGTGCTGAACGGCGAGCTGCTATCCAGCGCCCTCGAGACCTACGAGCAGGAACGAAAACCGCACACCCGCTTCATGATCGGCATGGCGTTGAGCATGGGTTGGGCCATGACCGCTGGCGGTGACGTCGGCAATGTGATCCGCCGATTGGTCGTCCCGCGTCTGCACTTGGTCCCTGGATTGCGCGACAAGCTCGTCGAGAGTCGAACGCCCCCGCTGCGCCGATCCTCGTTGGTCCGTGGAGCGCGACGCCCCTGGCAACTAGCCGGCAGCTTGTGCCCGAATCCCGTTGTAGTGGATGGAGACCGGCTCGACACCGTGTTGGGAATCGGCTTCGCGATTGTCACCACGACGCGACCGCTCGCATTTCAGCAGGCCGCGCTCAACGAAATGGGCGTTGTCCTTCACGTCGCCCCACCCGGCAGCGAGCTGGCTCGTTGGCTGCGCCGTGGGCGTGCCACCGCTGCGATCATCCGACCCGATCGCACCGTCATGCGTGCGGACAGAGATTTGAGCGCGCTGTGCGCAGCCGTGCCCCGGTTCCAAACCTCAGGCAGGTTCTGA
- a CDS encoding AMP-binding protein, which yields MTDLLWPRYITPSDLKEIESIPLAQRGLPESTYALLSRAATLWPDQTAVTVLRDATNWEDATHRTFGVLLSDVHKAANLLRDIGVGRNDAVALLAPNCDALITATLAAQLAGIAAPLNSGLSADHITELLRRSGARVLIAASPELDADSWETAQHLASAGVVDRVLPLPRTGGIAMAATYDGSAFYGKPPATDDLAALFHTGGTTGAPKLAAHTHANEVADAWMIAANSVLDENAKIFAALPLFHVNALVVTLLAPMLRGQEVIWAGPLGYRDPALYAYFWKIVQRYAITSMSAVPTVYGVLAQCAVDADISSLRFALVGASVLPVSVRRDFEAHTGIRLLEGYGLTEATCASARSFPDVQRQGSVGQRLPYQQVKTVRIDADGSWHDLPVGEVGSLLISGPTVFPGYVAACGSDGFAIDGQGKLVDGWLDTGDLAWIDSEGFIHLNGRAKDLIIRGGHNIDPATIEDALLRHPYVTGAAAVGRPDSHAGEIPVAYVTLAPECTITGDQLRIWASEHVADKAAAPKSVTIIDTLPVTAVGKLYKLPLRADAAYAAATDALADHAGIESIATVVEDGSPVVTVTLNLCADRAAVEDTLGRYPMSTRLEQTS from the coding sequence GTGACCGACCTGCTCTGGCCCCGCTACATCACCCCGTCCGATCTCAAAGAGATCGAGTCGATTCCTTTGGCGCAGAGAGGCTTACCTGAATCGACCTACGCTCTGCTATCACGAGCAGCGACACTCTGGCCAGACCAAACCGCAGTGACAGTCCTTCGTGACGCGACCAACTGGGAGGACGCGACGCATCGTACCTTCGGTGTGCTGCTTTCCGACGTGCACAAGGCTGCGAATCTGTTGCGAGACATCGGCGTAGGGCGTAACGATGCCGTCGCACTGCTCGCTCCCAACTGTGATGCACTGATCACCGCCACGTTGGCGGCCCAGCTGGCCGGCATCGCCGCGCCGCTCAATAGTGGCCTGTCCGCGGACCACATCACGGAACTTCTGAGGCGCTCCGGTGCGCGGGTGCTGATCGCCGCGTCACCCGAACTGGATGCCGACAGCTGGGAAACCGCGCAACATCTCGCCAGCGCCGGGGTCGTTGACAGGGTCCTGCCTCTTCCTCGAACCGGCGGAATCGCGATGGCGGCAACTTATGACGGGTCAGCGTTCTATGGGAAGCCGCCTGCGACAGACGATTTGGCCGCGCTGTTTCACACTGGTGGCACGACGGGTGCGCCGAAGCTGGCCGCGCACACCCACGCCAACGAGGTAGCCGACGCGTGGATGATCGCGGCCAACTCCGTCCTCGACGAGAACGCAAAGATCTTCGCGGCATTGCCGCTGTTTCACGTCAACGCGCTCGTCGTCACCCTGCTTGCGCCGATGCTGCGCGGTCAGGAGGTGATCTGGGCAGGCCCACTCGGGTATCGGGACCCGGCGCTGTATGCCTACTTCTGGAAGATCGTGCAGCGCTACGCCATCACCTCGATGAGTGCCGTGCCAACCGTCTACGGTGTCTTGGCGCAGTGCGCTGTCGACGCAGATATCTCCAGCCTGCGCTTTGCCTTGGTCGGCGCCTCCGTGCTACCCGTCTCCGTGCGACGGGATTTCGAAGCGCACACCGGTATTCGACTGCTCGAGGGTTATGGCCTGACCGAGGCGACGTGCGCCAGCGCACGCAGCTTCCCCGATGTCCAGCGCCAAGGATCGGTCGGTCAGCGGCTCCCCTACCAACAAGTCAAGACCGTGCGCATCGACGCCGACGGATCTTGGCATGACCTTCCCGTCGGCGAGGTCGGAAGCCTTCTCATCAGCGGGCCGACTGTATTTCCCGGATATGTAGCCGCTTGCGGTAGTGACGGTTTCGCAATCGACGGGCAAGGCAAACTCGTCGACGGATGGCTTGACACCGGGGATCTCGCGTGGATCGACTCCGAGGGCTTCATCCATCTGAACGGCCGGGCGAAGGATCTGATCATCCGCGGTGGTCACAACATCGACCCAGCCACCATCGAGGACGCCCTGCTCCGACATCCCTATGTCACGGGTGCGGCAGCGGTAGGCCGCCCCGACAGCCATGCGGGCGAAATCCCGGTCGCATACGTGACCCTCGCGCCGGAGTGCACGATCACCGGTGACCAGTTACGCATCTGGGCCAGTGAGCATGTCGCCGACAAGGCCGCAGCGCCCAAGAGTGTCACCATCATTGATACGTTGCCGGTCACGGCCGTCGGCAAGCTCTACAAACTGCCGCTGCGCGCCGACGCCGCATACGCCGCCGCTACCGACGCCCTGGCCGACCACGCCGGAATCGAATCGATCGCGACGGTGGTCGAAGACGGGTCCCCCGTGGTCACTGTCACCCTCAATCTTTGCGCCGACCGCGCGGCAGTCGAGGACACTCTCGGCCGGTACCCGATGTCAACCCGCCTCGAGCAGACGTCGTGA
- a CDS encoding fumarylacetoacetate hydrolase family protein: MTISVLRTVDAWWVQTPVGAAKIKTTAATTGELLADRAAIEAATHDSDTVAVDSLDLLSPVTAPCRVVAQMTNFVSHVTDAGMDPKTIPLTFFRKASASISGPFDDIVKPSHVKFLDYEVEIGLVIGRDIPVGTEIGESNLNDYIAGLVVTNDVSARDIQLPQTQFYEAKSYPTFTPVGPALVLLDADELKRFGDLRLQTRVSGELRQDMLVDGDMIYQPLETLRSLARFQDLRAGDLIMTGTPVGTALSAPPKIVQTISSLLPPTVKWNAFFKQQAKNDKYLQHGDVVELSVATDDGTVDLGTQRTVVRYA; encoded by the coding sequence ATGACCATTTCCGTCCTGCGTACCGTCGACGCCTGGTGGGTCCAAACACCCGTCGGCGCAGCGAAAATCAAGACCACCGCAGCCACGACCGGCGAGCTGTTGGCCGACCGGGCAGCCATTGAAGCGGCCACCCACGATTCGGACACCGTGGCCGTCGACAGCCTCGACCTGCTCTCCCCCGTGACGGCGCCGTGTCGCGTCGTCGCGCAGATGACCAACTTCGTCTCTCATGTCACCGACGCAGGCATGGACCCGAAGACCATTCCACTGACCTTCTTTCGCAAAGCGTCCGCGTCCATCAGCGGACCGTTCGACGACATCGTCAAGCCGTCCCACGTCAAGTTCCTGGACTACGAGGTGGAGATCGGTCTGGTGATAGGCCGCGACATCCCTGTCGGGACCGAGATCGGCGAGTCGAACCTCAACGACTACATCGCGGGCCTTGTTGTCACCAACGATGTTTCGGCCCGGGATATCCAGCTCCCGCAAACCCAGTTCTACGAAGCGAAGTCGTACCCGACGTTCACCCCCGTCGGTCCTGCTCTGGTACTACTCGATGCCGACGAGCTGAAGCGCTTCGGCGATCTGCGACTGCAAACGCGGGTGAGCGGAGAACTGCGGCAGGACATGCTCGTCGACGGCGATATGATCTACCAGCCTCTGGAAACACTGCGATCACTCGCACGGTTCCAGGACCTCCGCGCCGGCGATCTCATCATGACCGGAACGCCAGTCGGTACTGCGCTCAGCGCGCCTCCGAAGATCGTCCAGACGATCAGCTCGCTGCTGCCGCCGACGGTCAAGTGGAACGCGTTCTTCAAGCAGCAAGCCAAGAACGACAAGTACCTGCAGCACGGCGACGTGGTCGAACTGTCCGTGGCCACCGACGACGGCACCGTCGATCTCGGCACGCAGCGCACGGTCGTGAGGTACGCGTGA
- a CDS encoding VOC family protein, translated as MNDLVGAHNQLHSEDGGRKGEHRGRSPNPVIKVADIAWLVFEKPNLDRAEAFAHAFGFATVLRTSNQLLLRGTDAGAPCVIVRRGSSTRFLGAAYTAEDEADLLRLANATGARVAPLPDAIGGVTVDLLDPSGVPVHVVAGMHPLDALPAQTPQIFNVGHDIRRVNTTQRPPREPTKVQRLGHLVLQTTRYIETLDWYLDNLGMIVSDFLYYPGQRDRGPTMSFMRCDRGATPTDHHTLALALGPANRYVHSAYQVCDLDALAAGGEYLRERGYFRSWGIGRHIQGSQLFDYWRDPDGFMVEHFADGDRFDSTLEPGWAPFTASGLAQWGPRASKDFLGTDPRSIPHEARSMIAALRDDNEFNINRLIGLLKVATS; from the coding sequence GTGAATGACCTGGTCGGAGCTCATAATCAGCTGCACAGCGAGGACGGTGGCCGCAAGGGCGAGCATCGCGGCCGGTCACCGAACCCGGTGATCAAGGTTGCCGACATCGCCTGGCTGGTGTTCGAGAAGCCCAACCTGGACCGGGCAGAGGCCTTTGCCCACGCGTTCGGGTTCGCGACCGTGCTGCGGACCTCGAACCAGTTACTGCTCCGCGGCACGGACGCCGGCGCGCCTTGCGTGATTGTTCGACGCGGCTCCAGCACCCGATTCCTGGGAGCCGCCTACACGGCCGAGGACGAGGCGGACCTGCTGCGCCTGGCTAACGCGACTGGCGCGCGCGTCGCGCCACTGCCAGACGCGATCGGCGGGGTGACGGTCGACCTGCTCGACCCGAGTGGCGTTCCTGTGCACGTGGTCGCGGGCATGCATCCGCTCGATGCATTGCCCGCCCAAACCCCGCAAATCTTCAACGTCGGACACGACATACGGCGGGTCAACACCACACAGCGTCCGCCTCGTGAACCCACCAAGGTGCAGCGACTCGGGCACCTCGTACTGCAAACCACGCGGTACATCGAAACGCTGGACTGGTATCTCGACAACCTCGGCATGATCGTCAGCGACTTTCTCTACTACCCGGGCCAACGCGACCGTGGGCCGACGATGAGCTTCATGCGTTGTGATCGCGGGGCGACGCCGACCGACCACCACACTTTGGCGCTCGCACTCGGACCGGCGAACCGGTACGTGCATTCCGCGTATCAGGTATGCGATCTCGACGCGTTGGCCGCCGGTGGCGAATACCTCAGAGAGCGAGGGTATTTCCGCTCCTGGGGAATCGGCCGCCACATCCAGGGCAGCCAGTTGTTCGACTACTGGCGCGACCCAGACGGCTTCATGGTCGAGCACTTCGCCGACGGCGACAGGTTCGACTCGACCCTAGAACCGGGGTGGGCACCGTTCACCGCCTCGGGCCTCGCCCAGTGGGGCCCACGGGCGAGCAAGGATTTCCTCGGCACCGATCCACGATCGATCCCTCACGAAGCCCGGTCGATGATCGCGGCGCTACGGGATGACAACGAATTCAACATCAACCGCCTCATCGGCCTCCTGAAAGTAGCCACCTCATGA
- a CDS encoding TetR/AcrR family transcriptional regulator, whose amino-acid sequence MTPGDEPVNRLERRKQRTRAALIRAAQALIAAGKLNVPVLEITQAADVGMGSFYNHFDSKEELFEAAVADVLDNHGALLDQLTEAIDDPAETFACSFRLTGRLFRRRPQESQILLVNGLNLMWSERGLAPRALRDIELATAAGRFTVDDPKLALAVAAGALLGLGKLLKEEPERDDAAAADRVTENVLRLFGLPADEAHEICQRPLPDIATS is encoded by the coding sequence GTGACCCCGGGGGACGAACCGGTCAACCGGCTGGAACGGCGCAAGCAGCGCACCCGCGCAGCGCTGATCCGTGCGGCGCAGGCATTGATCGCGGCGGGGAAACTCAACGTGCCGGTGCTCGAGATCACCCAGGCGGCGGACGTCGGAATGGGGTCGTTCTACAACCATTTCGACAGCAAGGAAGAACTGTTCGAGGCGGCGGTCGCCGATGTGCTCGACAACCACGGCGCACTGCTTGATCAGCTCACTGAAGCGATCGATGATCCCGCAGAGACATTCGCCTGTAGCTTTCGGTTGACCGGCAGGCTGTTTCGGCGCAGGCCTCAGGAGAGTCAGATCCTGCTCGTCAACGGTCTCAACCTGATGTGGTCAGAGCGGGGTCTTGCTCCGCGCGCGTTGCGGGACATCGAATTGGCCACCGCGGCAGGGCGATTCACGGTCGATGACCCCAAACTGGCGTTGGCGGTCGCCGCAGGCGCCTTGTTGGGACTCGGCAAGCTGCTGAAAGAGGAACCGGAGCGCGACGATGCCGCAGCGGCCGACCGGGTGACCGAAAATGTGCTGCGGCTGTTCGGGCTCCCCGCCGATGAGGCACACGAGATCTGTCAGCGCCCACTTCCCGACATCGCCACGTCCTGA
- a CDS encoding acyl-CoA dehydrogenase, giving the protein MGHYIANVRDIEFNLFEVLNIDEVLAGGGYGDLDADTVRTMLDEVARLAEGPVAESFAAADRNPPVFDPEHHTISVPGELAKSVQAIKDSEWWRVSIPEEIGGVHAPAPLVWAINEMLLCANPSVAFWWALGPAMARALYVEGNDEQKRWAAAGIERGWSATMVLTEPDAGSDVGAGRAKAIAQPDGTWHIEGVKRFISGGDVGDTAENIFHLVLARPESAGPGTKGLSLFYVPKYLFDPETFELGPRNGVFATGLEHKMGLKSSPTCELTFGAHGVPAVGYLVGDVHNGIAQMFTVIENARMTIGVKAAGTLSTGYLNALAFAKERVQGADLTQMTDKSAPRVTILHHPDVRRSLMAQKAYAEGLRALYFYAAAHQDDDVAHLVSGASPEMAHRVDDLLLPIVKGVGSERAYELLTESLQTLGGSGFLQDYPIEQYIRDAKIDSLYEGTTAIQALDLFFRKIVRDRGESLAHVAAQITKTIDTCDAELKTQAAQLRTALEHVQAMTAIMTGYLMAAAEQPTEIYKVGLASVRYLLAVGDLIIGWRLLVQANVARAALAAAKGDDAFYRGKIATASFFAANMLPNLAAVRGIIEHLDNDIMTLPEAAF; this is encoded by the coding sequence TTGGGCCACTACATCGCCAATGTCCGTGACATCGAGTTCAACCTGTTCGAGGTGCTGAACATCGACGAGGTACTCGCCGGTGGCGGCTACGGCGATCTCGATGCGGACACGGTACGCACGATGCTCGACGAGGTCGCTCGGCTCGCGGAGGGTCCGGTGGCGGAATCCTTCGCCGCAGCCGACCGGAACCCGCCCGTCTTCGATCCGGAGCACCACACCATCAGCGTGCCGGGTGAGTTGGCGAAATCGGTTCAGGCCATCAAGGACTCGGAGTGGTGGCGGGTCAGCATTCCCGAGGAGATCGGCGGAGTGCACGCACCCGCACCCCTGGTGTGGGCGATCAACGAGATGCTGCTGTGCGCCAACCCGTCCGTCGCGTTCTGGTGGGCGTTGGGTCCGGCGATGGCGCGGGCGTTGTACGTCGAGGGCAACGACGAGCAGAAGCGCTGGGCAGCAGCGGGTATCGAGCGTGGCTGGTCGGCGACCATGGTGTTGACCGAGCCCGACGCGGGGTCCGACGTCGGCGCGGGCCGGGCGAAAGCCATCGCGCAACCCGACGGCACCTGGCACATCGAAGGCGTCAAGCGGTTCATCTCCGGTGGTGACGTCGGCGATACCGCCGAAAACATCTTCCATCTGGTGCTGGCCCGCCCCGAGAGCGCGGGCCCGGGGACCAAGGGCCTGAGCCTGTTTTACGTGCCGAAGTACCTGTTCGACCCCGAGACGTTCGAACTCGGTCCGCGCAACGGTGTCTTCGCGACAGGGCTCGAGCACAAGATGGGGCTGAAGTCCTCCCCCACATGCGAATTGACGTTCGGCGCGCACGGCGTTCCGGCTGTCGGCTATCTGGTTGGGGACGTCCACAACGGCATCGCGCAGATGTTCACCGTCATCGAGAACGCCAGGATGACGATCGGCGTCAAAGCGGCGGGCACACTGTCGACCGGCTATCTCAACGCGCTGGCGTTCGCGAAAGAGCGGGTCCAAGGCGCTGACCTGACCCAGATGACCGACAAGTCGGCGCCGCGGGTGACGATCCTCCACCACCCGGACGTACGTCGCAGCCTGATGGCCCAGAAGGCGTACGCCGAGGGCTTGCGGGCACTGTACTTCTACGCCGCCGCGCATCAGGACGACGATGTGGCGCACCTGGTTTCGGGTGCCAGCCCGGAGATGGCCCACCGTGTCGACGATCTGCTGTTGCCGATCGTCAAGGGTGTGGGTTCCGAACGGGCCTACGAGCTGCTGACCGAGTCGCTGCAGACCCTCGGCGGATCGGGTTTCCTTCAGGACTACCCGATCGAGCAGTACATCCGCGACGCCAAGATCGACTCGCTGTACGAGGGCACCACCGCAATTCAGGCGCTGGACCTGTTTTTCCGCAAGATCGTTCGCGACCGTGGCGAGTCGCTGGCCCACGTGGCGGCGCAGATCACCAAGACGATCGACACTTGCGACGCCGAGCTGAAAACGCAGGCCGCACAACTGCGCACCGCACTGGAGCATGTCCAGGCGATGACGGCGATCATGACCGGCTATCTGATGGCGGCGGCCGAACAGCCAACGGAGATCTACAAAGTCGGCCTCGCTTCGGTGCGGTATCTGCTCGCCGTCGGCGACCTGATCATCGGGTGGCGTCTGCTGGTGCAGGCCAACGTGGCCCGCGCCGCACTGGCGGCCGCCAAGGGTGACGATGCGTTCTATCGGGGCAAGATCGCGACCGCGTCGTTCTTCGCCGCCAACATGCTGCCGAACCTCGCGGCGGTCCGCGGCATCATCGAGCATCTGGACAACGACATCATGACGTTGCCCGAGGCCGCGTTCTAG